One part of the Mauremys mutica isolate MM-2020 ecotype Southern chromosome 21, ASM2049712v1, whole genome shotgun sequence genome encodes these proteins:
- the MAD2L2 gene encoding mitotic spindle assembly checkpoint protein MAD2B isoform X2 — MTTLTRQDLNFGQVVADVLSEFLEVAVHLILYVREVYPIGIFQKRKKYNVPVQNDVEKVVVVILDKEHHPVERFVFEITQPPLLSISSDSLLSHVEQLLRAFILKISVCDAVLDNNPPGCTFTVLVHTREAATRNMEKIQVIKDFPWILADEQDVHMHDPRLIPLKTMTSDILKMQLYVEERAHKGT, encoded by the exons ATGACCACCCTCACCCGGCAGGATCTCAACTTTGGACAAG TGGTTGCAGATGTTCTCTCCGAGTTTCTTGAAGTGGCTGTTCATCTCATCCTTTATGTTAGAGAAGTTTACCCCATTGGGATCTTTCAGAAGAGGAAGAAATACAATGTACCAGTCCAG AATGACGTGGAGAAGGTGGTGGTAGTAATCCTGGATAAAGAGCACCATCCAGTGGAGAGATTTGTCTTTGAGATCACTCAGCCACCTCTACTTTCCATCAG CTCGGACTCGCTGCTGTCCCACGTGGAGCAGTTGCTCCGTGCCTTCATCCTGAAGATTAGCGTGTGTGATGCCGTGCTCGACAACAACCCCCCGG GCTGCACCTTCACTGTCCTGGTTCATACACGGGAGGCTGCCACGCGAAACATGGAGAAGATCCAGGTGATAAAG GATTTCCCATGGATCCTGGCAGATGAGCAGGATGTGCACATGCATGACCCCCGGCTAATCCCCCTGAAGACCATGACCTCGGATATCTTAAAG ATGCAGCTTTATGTAGAAGAAAGAGCCCACAAAGGTACCTGA
- the MAD2L2 gene encoding mitotic spindle assembly checkpoint protein MAD2B isoform X1: MTTLTRQDLNFGQVVADVLSEFLEVAVHLILYVREVYPIGIFQKRKKYNVPVQMSCHPELNQYIQDTLHCVKPLLEKNDVEKVVVVILDKEHHPVERFVFEITQPPLLSISSDSLLSHVEQLLRAFILKISVCDAVLDNNPPGCTFTVLVHTREAATRNMEKIQVIKDFPWILADEQDVHMHDPRLIPLKTMTSDILKMQLYVEERAHKGT; the protein is encoded by the exons ATGACCACCCTCACCCGGCAGGATCTCAACTTTGGACAAG TGGTTGCAGATGTTCTCTCCGAGTTTCTTGAAGTGGCTGTTCATCTCATCCTTTATGTTAGAGAAGTTTACCCCATTGGGATCTTTCAGAAGAGGAAGAAATACAATGTACCAGTCCAG ATGTCCTGTCATCCAGAGCTGAATCAGTACATCCAGGACACGTTGCATTGTGTGAAGCCACTGTTAGAGAAG AATGACGTGGAGAAGGTGGTGGTAGTAATCCTGGATAAAGAGCACCATCCAGTGGAGAGATTTGTCTTTGAGATCACTCAGCCACCTCTACTTTCCATCAG CTCGGACTCGCTGCTGTCCCACGTGGAGCAGTTGCTCCGTGCCTTCATCCTGAAGATTAGCGTGTGTGATGCCGTGCTCGACAACAACCCCCCGG GCTGCACCTTCACTGTCCTGGTTCATACACGGGAGGCTGCCACGCGAAACATGGAGAAGATCCAGGTGATAAAG GATTTCCCATGGATCCTGGCAGATGAGCAGGATGTGCACATGCATGACCCCCGGCTAATCCCCCTGAAGACCATGACCTCGGATATCTTAAAG ATGCAGCTTTATGTAGAAGAAAGAGCCCACAAAGGTACCTGA
- the DRAXIN gene encoding draxin, whose amino-acid sequence MASSSCSLSPFFFFCVLVLSDIRPVGSLDPGTQDKNIPETNNNLQNEELWQHQPRAGHHRRHGGAKKDRAHGMTSRGQVSGEEALRLASGTPAGEDQGAIQRPAALKQQKDVFLGFEFPYPERENQSPGSEKGKKQNREHRRHSRRKRLKQHRGKGPDPGPSSLYKKPENFEGQFQNLQVEEFTGLAPTVLLFTTLETAASTEEPPALPAASLRPQARVRQDGDVMPTLDMALFDWTDYEDLKPETWPSARRKEKHRSKSPSSGNETVVAEGEPCDHHLDCLPGSCCDLREHLCKPHNRGLNNKCYDDCMCTQGLRCYAKFHRNRRVTRRKGRCVEPESASGDQGSFINV is encoded by the exons ATGGCAtcttcctcctgctccttgtcccctttctttttcttctgtgtcCTGGTTCTCTCTGACATCCGCCCAGTGGGCTCCCTGGACCCTGGCACCCAGGACAAAAACATCCCAGAGACTAACAACAACCTTCAAAACGAGGAGCTGTGGCAGCATCAGCCCCGAGCAGGGCACCACCGCAGGCATGGTGGAGCCAAGAAGGACAGGGCCCATGGCATGACTTCCAGAGGGCAGGTGTCTGGAGAGGAGGCCCTCAGGCTGGCGAGTGGGACTCCAGCGGGGGAGGACCAGGGAGCAATCCAGCGGCCCGCTGCCCTGAAGCAGCAGAAGGACGTGTTTCTGGGCTTTGAGTTCCCATATCCTGAGAGAGAGAACCAGTCCCCGGGGTCGGAGAAGGGGAAGAAGCAGAACCGGGAGCACCGGCGGCACAGCCGCAGGAAAAGGCTGAAACAACACAGAG GCAAAGGCCCTGACCCTGGGCCGAGCTCGCTGTATAAGAAGCCTGAAAACTTTGAGGGGCAGTTTCAAAACCTGCAGGTGGAGGAATTCACGGGTCTGGCTCCCACGGTGCTCCTCTTCACCACGCTGGAGACAGCAGCTTCTACTGAGGAACCACCAGCTCTTCCAGCTGCATCCCTTCGGCCCCAG GCCCGTGTCAGGCAAGATGGGGACGTGATGCCCACCCTGGATATGGCTCTGTTTGATTGGACAGATTATGAAGACCTCAAGCCAGAAACGTGGCCATCTGCCAGGAGGAAAG AGAAACACCGTAGTAAGAGCCCCAGCAGTGGGAATGAAACCGTGGTGGCTGAAGGAGAACCATGTGACCATCACCTTGACTGTCTCCCAG GATCCTGCTGTGACTTGCGTGAGCACCTCTGCAAACCGCACAATCGAGGCCTTAACAACAAATGTTATGATGACTGCATGTGCACTCAAG GGCTACGTTGCTACGCCAAATTTCACCGGAACCGAAGAGTGACCCGGAGGAAAGGGCGTTGTGTGGAGCCGGAGTCAGCCAGCGGTGATCAGGGATCGTTCATTAACGTGTAG